AACTTTTTTTGGTTGAGGGTGACAGTGCGGGAGGAAGTGCAAAACAGGGGCGGGATCGCGTTTTCCAAGCGATTTTGCCTTTGAAGGGAAAGATTTTAAATGTGGAAAAGGCTCGGCTTGATAAGATATTAAAATCTGAAGAGATCAAAAATATCATCACAGCTCTTGGATGTGGAATCGGTGAAGAGTTTGATGAGGAGAAACTGAGATACCACAAAATCATCATTATGACCGATGCCGATGTGGATGGTAGCCATATCCAAACACTGCTTCTTACCTTTTTCTTTCGCTTTTTGTATCCCGTTGTTGAAAAGGGATATCTCTACATGGCCCAACCGCCTTTGTATCGATATAAAAAGGGTAAAAAAGAGGTCTATCTCAAGGATGATACGGAACTCAATCAATTTTTGATCGAAAACGGCGTCGATACCTTACTCAGTGAAGTAAACATCGGACGATACGATCTTATAGACTTTTTAAAGTTGGTAGCCCACTACAGAATGGTGCTCAAAGATTTAGAGAAGCGCTATTCCTTGATCGAAGTGGTCCGTTATTTGATTGAAAATCGAGATCTTGCAGCATTGGATAATAGCGAACTTTATCAAAAAATTGGAACGTTTTTAGAACAGAAAAACTATAACATACTCAATAAGCATATTGACGATGAAAAAATTCATCTGTATGTGCAAACGGAAGAGGGTCTTGAAGAGATTATCATAGATGATGAACTCTTTACCAACCCTTACTTTGTAGAGGGTGTCTATATTTTTGAAAAAATCGAAGATAGAGTTCCTGAAGAGTTGAAAGAGAAAGATTTGATGGAAATTTTGGAGAAAGTGGAGAAAAATGCCAAAAAGGGAGCTTACATCCAGCGCTATAAAGGTCTTGGAGAGATGAATCCTGAACAGCTGTGGGAAACCACGATGGATCCTGAAAATAGAAGACTCCTTCGTGTAACAGTGGAAAATGCAGAGCATGCTAGTGATGTTTTTAGTCTCTTTATGGGTGATGAGGTAGAGCCGAGAAAGAAATATATCGAAGAGCACGCAAAAGACGTGAAGCATCTGGATGTATAAGTGTATGCACAAAAAGAGGATAGAAAGAAAAAGCTTCTTTTCTCCATTCGAGTAGCTTTCCCTATCCTCTTTCTTTTCGGACTACTCTTTTTTGTTGTTGTTTTTGAAAAACGCTCCGTATGGTATGATCTTTTTATCATTTTTCTTGGAACCATAGCAGCAGTCTACTACATCTTTTTAATGCTCTTTTCTCAAATCCGTGAAAAAATAGTCGATGATATCTCTCAAGCTTTCAATCGCAACTACATCAAAAAACTTGTTGAAAAGAGTGATGAGAAGAGTGATATCGTTTTGATTTCTATCGACAATATTAAAGAGATCAATGAGCGATACGGTATCGAAAATGGTGATGCAGTTCTTCGCAAATTCGCTTTTGTTTTAGATGCATTCTTTTCCAAGTACTTCAAAGAGATACCGATAGGCAGAATAAAAGCCGGCGATTTTTTACTGATTTTGCCAAATAGCGAGAAGATCGAAGCAATTTTGAAAGAGTTTTTGGAGACCTACGACAACTCCTTTTTAGATAATTTCCAAATAAGGCTTCTTGCAAGCTTTATGCAAAAAGATCATCTTACTTTCAAACAGTTGGTTGATGGGCTTTATGAAGACATCTACTATTGCCAAAACAACTGTATCGGGGAAAGACGAGAGCGCCACTTAAAAAAAAGGAGAGATATTTTAAGACTTGAACGGCAGGTCAACAAGGCAATTGATCAAAAAAAGTTGGAACTCCTTTTCCAACCGGCATTCAACTGTCATACGAAACAGTATGATCTTGTACAAACGATCGTAAAACTCAAAGATGAAAACGGATCCATTATCCATCCAAGCCAGTTTTATCCCGTCATTAACAGGCTCGGCCTCGAAAATCGGTTTGATCTTGTGTTAACGGAGAAGCTGTTGCAAACAGTTTCGAAAGATCTTCCTACACAGCAGCTGTTTTTTTGCATTCCTATCTCACCTTTTTCTTTTCGAAACAGAAGATTTGCTTTGCAGTTTTTCAAACTTTTTGATAGTTTGAGAGAAGATACCTGTCGTTTCGTTATACAGTTTCATGAAACCACTTTGCACAAAAATACATACTTTTCCGAAAAGATAGTACAAGAGTATAAAAAGAGAAACTTCCTTCTTGCTTTTGATCATTTTGGAACTTCGGGGACTTCTATCGATTACCTCAAAGATATAGCGATAGATTTTGTTTTTTTTGATAAGATGTATACAAAAAAATTGGAAGAACAAAGATACCAAACGGTTCTCAAATATTGGATCGATATGTTGCATGCACTTGATGTACAAGCTGTTTTGCCATTTATCGATAAAGAAGAGAACGTTCAAAAATGCGAATCGTTAGGAGTAGATTATATCCAAGGTTATGCTGTTGCCCCTTTGATGGAATACAAAACATTGAAAGAATTTATAGGAGAGAAACATGCGATATGGTGAAAAAGAGATACAAGAGTTCGATCCCAAAAAAGATCTAGAAATTTGGCCCAACAAACACAATAAACCTTACAAAATAAAAATAACTCTTCCAGAATTTAGCTGTCTTTGTCCAAGAAGCGGATATCCAGATTATGCAACAATGCATCTAGAATACATTCCAGATCAGTATGTTGTGGAGCTTAAAGCACTGAAACTCTATATCAACTCCTTTCGTAACCGTTACATCTCCCATGAGGATAGTACAAACGAGATTTTCGATACCCTCTATAGTAAACTGAAGCCAAAATATATGCGACTTGTAGCCGATTTTAATCCAAGAGGCAATGTCCATACCTTGATAGAGATCGATAGTGAAGAGATTGAAAAGGTCAGCAATGGTTGATATATTGGTAATAGGCAGCGGTGGAGCTGGTCTCAGTGCGGCTTTAAGGGCGAAAGAGCTTGGAAAAGATGTACTGGTCGTCACTAAGAAGCTTCCAACACAGGCGCAAACCTCTATGGCCCAAGGAGGGATCAACGCGGCTTTACGTTCCCCAGATTCAGTTGAATCGCACATTGAAGATACACTGCGTTCATCCGAAGGATTGGCCGATTCAAAAGTGGTTGAGTATGTATGCAATGAGGCTCCAAAAGTTATCCATTGGCTCGATTCCATCGGGATGCCTTTTGATAGAAATGGTACAGCAATAGCACAGCGAAAACTTGGTGGCGCTTCGTATCCAAGAGCGTGTTATGCGCAAGACTATACGGGACTAAAAATTTTGCACACACTCTATGACAATGCATTGAAAGCAGGTATCACTTTTTTAGATGAACATTTTTTACTCAATATCATTGAAGAGGATGGCGTTTGCAAAGGGGCTACCTTTTTGGATATCAAAACAAGTGCGGTAAAACAGATTCTTGCAAAGTCGGTTATCTTGGCAACGGGGGGATATGCCAAAATCTACGAACAGTTTAGTACCAACGGCATCGGAGCCTATGGTGAAGGTGTGGCGGCTGCAATGAGAGCTGGGGCGAAGCTGAGTGATCTTGAATTTATTCAATTCCATCCTACAGCATTGAAAAAAAGCTCTATTTTGATAAGTGAGGCGGCACGGGGTGCGGGAGGAAAGCTGATCAACCAAGATGGCCAAAGATTCACTGATGAACTGACTACCAGAGACAAACTCGCTCGTGCAATCTATGAAGAGATAGAAAAAGGAAATGAGGTCTTTTTGGATATCACCCATTTGGGAGAAGATTTTATCGAGAAAAACCTTCCTCAAGAAAGAAAGTTGGCTCTCATTTATGAAGGCGTGGATCCCGTTAAAGAACCTGTTCCCATTAAACCGGCTGCACACTACACGATGGGTGGAATCGACGTGGATGAAAATCTTCAAACATCCATAAAACATCTCTTTGCCGTAGGAGAATGTAGCAATGCGAAACTGCACGGAGCAAATCGTCTTGGCGGAAATTCATTGCTCGAGATCGTAGCACTTGGCAGATTGGCTGGAGAGAACGCGGCATCGGTACAAAATGCAGTGGAGGAAAAAGAGTATGAACGGACAAAAATTGATCAAAACTTTATACATGCCGTTTTCGCTCTTCCTAATCAGATAGATTTTTTTGAGCGCCAGGAGATGCTCAGTAAAATTTTGTATCACAACTGCGGGATAGTGAGAGAAGAGTTGGCCCTGAAAGGCGTTTTGTCTGTCATTCGCCAGCACCAAAGAGAATTGGCTTTCATGGGGATAAAAGATAAAAGTCCGCTCTATAACACAGAACTGATTCGATTTTTTGAGTATGGAAATGTGGTCGAGCTAAGTGAAGCCGTTCTGGTTGGGGCCATTCAAAGATGTGAAAGCCGAGGTGCCCATTTTCGAAAAGATTATCCCAAAAAAGATGATGATAAGTTTTTGGCCCATACGATTATTTGGAAAGAAGATGGAGTGCTTTGTGCCGATTTTGTCACTATAAGTACGTGATTTCAATAAAAGTTATCTTTTTATTAAAAAAATTTGACAAAAAATATGAATAAATTATGCTTGTACTGTTTGTTAACAATAAAGGATCACAATGGGGCCAGAACTCTTTGCTTTTACAAAAGAGATAGACAAGCTTCCCGCTTTTATACTCCTTTATCGTGAAAAGATTATCTATGCCAATAGATTCACAAGAGATTTTTTCGGCTACTCTCTTGATGATCTTCAAAAAAGATATGTTTGGGATTTCATTTCTGATGAAAATATCAAAAAAGATATACAAAATAGAGTTTTGCAAAGAATTTCTGGGAAATATTTTGAAAAGTATGAAAAGGTATTTACTGTTTCTACTACCCAGGGTCATTTTCTTTTAAAAGGAGTAGCCGATACCATCCAGTTGGATGGACAATATTATGGCGTACTTGTTTCATTGGATTGTACAGATGAATTGAAAGAGACAAAACTTCTTGAAAATATATTCAAATACGCTCCAGATATTATCGTTCAACTCGATCGAAATGGAATCATTAAAGTCAAAAGCAATGCAGTAACTATATTGGGATACGATCTGAAAGATGTTGTCGGAAAAAATATATTTGATTTTATTCATCCCGATGATAAAGAAAAGTTTCAAACTCTCCTTTCAAAAGCCTTTGACAATAAAGGAAAATCCTTTTTTATCGAATATCGTGTTTTGAATGCAAAAGGGAGATATGTTTGGTTGGAGGGAAATATCACCGTACCGCCAGATGAAAATGAAGCGATTTTGATCGAAAGAGATATCACCCAAAGAAAAAAGATTCAAGAAAAGATTCTCCATCTTACCTATTTTGATCCTTTAACGAAACTTCCAAACAGAGTGCTGTTTGAAGAGAGTCTTCGAGGTGTGGTTTTTCAAAGTAGATATGTGGCGCTTATTATGGTGAAAATAACGAACGTAGAGCAGTTACAGATCAATTGTACAAAAAAGGAGATATTTCATCGATTAAAAGAGATATTTGAGCAACTGTTTAGTCATTCCCTTATGGGTATTACATTGATGCATGAGTTTATGATAGCTTTTCCTTTTCATGAGTATGAGGAGTATAGGCAACTTGATACCATTTTAAAAAAATTACAAACGGAACTTTCATCCTTTGAGGCATGTTCAAAAAAGATACTTATCCATTACAACATCGGTATCGCTTTATATCCAAAATCGGCTAAAAATACAGAGGATTTGATCAATCTCGCCCAGATCGCCTTGTACCAGTCTATCAAAAAAGGTCCAAACAATATAGAGTTTTTTTCCAAAGATATCCAGAAGAAGTATGAAAGAGAACAAAAAATTTTGGAGTATCTTCCAAATGCTATCAAAAATAGGGAATTGCAGCTCTTTTATCAACCCATTTTTGATATCAAAACTTTACAGTGCATAGGTTTTGAAACACTGATTCGTTGGTTTTCTAAAGAGTTAGGGATCGTTCCTCCAAGCGAATTTATTCCGATTGCAGAAACAAACGGTTTTATTTCTGAAATAACCGATTTCGTTCTTGAAAGCGCTATGGGGGCAATGCAAGAATTCAAAAAATCATATTTTATAGCCGTCAATTTTTCCGCAAAAGATTTTAAATCCCAAAATCTTATTGATCGAATTGTGAAAAAGGCGAAAAATATAGATTTTGATCTCTCAAGACTTGTGATGGAGATAACAGAAACAACGGCTATGGAAGATCCTGAACTGGCCAAGATTGTCATACAGAAAGCAAAATCGTACGGGATACAGGTTGCTCTGGATGATTTTGGCACAGGATACTCATCTATGAGTTATCTCTCTTCGTTTGATGTGGATAAGATTAAAATTGATCTGAGTTTTGTGATAGATATAGTAACCAATAAGAAAAATGAGTTTATTGTGCGAACGATCATCGATCTTGCCCATTCTCTTGGTGCAAAAGCCTTGGCAGAGGGTATTGAAAATGAAGAGATTTTGGAGAAACTGAAAAGTTTCGGGTGTGATGAGGGACAAGGGTATTACTATTTGCCCTCCGTTTCTTTGGAGAAGATTCGAGAATTTTTAGGAGAAAAAAATGAAAAATAAAATAGAGTCTTTGCGAAAGAAGCTTATAGAGCTGGAAGCTCTTATGGGCTCTTTTTCTATGAAACTTCTTTTACAAAGAATCCTTTTTGAGTTAGGAAGAGAAGATATCGAGATACCTGATAGCATTCAAAATTTTCCATTGGA
The Nitratiruptor sp. SB155-2 genome window above contains:
- a CDS encoding GGDEF domain-containing protein, yielding MYAQKEDRKKKLLFSIRVAFPILFLFGLLFFVVVFEKRSVWYDLFIIFLGTIAAVYYIFLMLFSQIREKIVDDISQAFNRNYIKKLVEKSDEKSDIVLISIDNIKEINERYGIENGDAVLRKFAFVLDAFFSKYFKEIPIGRIKAGDFLLILPNSEKIEAILKEFLETYDNSFLDNFQIRLLASFMQKDHLTFKQLVDGLYEDIYYCQNNCIGERRERHLKKRRDILRLERQVNKAIDQKKLELLFQPAFNCHTKQYDLVQTIVKLKDENGSIIHPSQFYPVINRLGLENRFDLVLTEKLLQTVSKDLPTQQLFFCIPISPFSFRNRRFALQFFKLFDSLREDTCRFVIQFHETTLHKNTYFSEKIVQEYKKRNFLLAFDHFGTSGTSIDYLKDIAIDFVFFDKMYTKKLEEQRYQTVLKYWIDMLHALDVQAVLPFIDKEENVQKCESLGVDYIQGYAVAPLMEYKTLKEFIGEKHAIW
- the queF gene encoding preQ(1) synthase, with the protein product MRYGEKEIQEFDPKKDLEIWPNKHNKPYKIKITLPEFSCLCPRSGYPDYATMHLEYIPDQYVVELKALKLYINSFRNRYISHEDSTNEIFDTLYSKLKPKYMRLVADFNPRGNVHTLIEIDSEEIEKVSNG
- a CDS encoding FAD-dependent oxidoreductase; its protein translation is MVDILVIGSGGAGLSAALRAKELGKDVLVVTKKLPTQAQTSMAQGGINAALRSPDSVESHIEDTLRSSEGLADSKVVEYVCNEAPKVIHWLDSIGMPFDRNGTAIAQRKLGGASYPRACYAQDYTGLKILHTLYDNALKAGITFLDEHFLLNIIEEDGVCKGATFLDIKTSAVKQILAKSVILATGGYAKIYEQFSTNGIGAYGEGVAAAMRAGAKLSDLEFIQFHPTALKKSSILISEAARGAGGKLINQDGQRFTDELTTRDKLARAIYEEIEKGNEVFLDITHLGEDFIEKNLPQERKLALIYEGVDPVKEPVPIKPAAHYTMGGIDVDENLQTSIKHLFAVGECSNAKLHGANRLGGNSLLEIVALGRLAGENAASVQNAVEEKEYERTKIDQNFIHAVFALPNQIDFFERQEMLSKILYHNCGIVREELALKGVLSVIRQHQRELAFMGIKDKSPLYNTELIRFFEYGNVVELSEAVLVGAIQRCESRGAHFRKDYPKKDDDKFLAHTIIWKEDGVLCADFVTIST
- a CDS encoding sensor domain-containing protein is translated as MGPELFAFTKEIDKLPAFILLYREKIIYANRFTRDFFGYSLDDLQKRYVWDFISDENIKKDIQNRVLQRISGKYFEKYEKVFTVSTTQGHFLLKGVADTIQLDGQYYGVLVSLDCTDELKETKLLENIFKYAPDIIVQLDRNGIIKVKSNAVTILGYDLKDVVGKNIFDFIHPDDKEKFQTLLSKAFDNKGKSFFIEYRVLNAKGRYVWLEGNITVPPDENEAILIERDITQRKKIQEKILHLTYFDPLTKLPNRVLFEESLRGVVFQSRYVALIMVKITNVEQLQINCTKKEIFHRLKEIFEQLFSHSLMGITLMHEFMIAFPFHEYEEYRQLDTILKKLQTELSSFEACSKKILIHYNIGIALYPKSAKNTEDLINLAQIALYQSIKKGPNNIEFFSKDIQKKYEREQKILEYLPNAIKNRELQLFYQPIFDIKTLQCIGFETLIRWFSKELGIVPPSEFIPIAETNGFISEITDFVLESAMGAMQEFKKSYFIAVNFSAKDFKSQNLIDRIVKKAKNIDFDLSRLVMEITETTAMEDPELAKIVIQKAKSYGIQVALDDFGTGYSSMSYLSSFDVDKIKIDLSFVIDIVTNKKNEFIVRTIIDLAHSLGAKALAEGIENEEILEKLKSFGCDEGQGYYYLPSVSLEKIREFLGEKNEK